In one Alnus glutinosa chromosome 14, dhAlnGlut1.1, whole genome shotgun sequence genomic region, the following are encoded:
- the LOC133856643 gene encoding calmodulin-binding transcription activator 3, whose amino-acid sequence MAESRRYGLGDQLDIEQILIEAQHRWLRPAEICEILRNYQKFRIAPQPPTMPASGSLFLFDRKVLRYFRKDGHNWRKKKDGKTVKEAHERLKAGSIDVLHCYYAHGEENENFQRRSYWMLEEHLSHIVLVHYREVKGNRTNLNRFRETEEAIPYSHETEDLFPNSEIDSSSSSSFHPNYSQVPSQTTDTTSLSSAQASEYEDAESAYNHQTRFAHHSFLESQQPMVEKINAGLTDPHFPASVSNDYQGKSSAISGVDFVSLTQADKVKESNNTGLKDLDFASWEDVFENGTSGSQTVPLQPSFLEKQPNTIGVLGKEENQKLGQLFTSNFGDRQEFGGHPQVQEGWKTSEGKWPLDRDVHMESVYGVISRLHEQDVNQVNVLNCLEPCLAHSDRQENFPMQDNLQGQLSNAEHGYYLDSGQESKVTLAAKTNNTFTKKPLLDGSLAEEGLKKLDSFNRWMSKELGDVNESHMQSSSEAYWDSVEGESTVDESSISPQVHLDNYTLGPSLSQDQLFSIIDFSPNWAYEGSEIKVLIMGRFLKNQQEAENCEWSCMFGEVEVPAEVIADGVLRCHTPIHKAAKVPFYVTRSNRLACSEVREFEYRFKPVKDVNIMDNYSGNRSEILQMRFGKLLCLSSACTPNSDYISLSEESQLSNKISSLLKEDSDEWHEMLKLASEKDYSPEKVQEKLLEKLLKEKLHIWLLQKAAEGGKGPSVLDKGGQGVLHFAAALGYDWALQPTKLAGVSVNFRDVNGWTALHWAAFCGRERTVASLVSLGAAPGVVTDPCPKYPSGRTPADLASANGHKGIAGYLAESALSAHLSSLKLDTKEGDAAEISGAKAVQTVSERSATPISDGDLPDGLSLKDSLAAVCNATQAAARIHQVYRMQSFQKKQLKEYGDDAFGMSEEQALSFLAVKTHKSVQHDLPVHAAATRIQNKFRSWKGRKDFLIIRQRIVKIQAHVRGHQVRKNYKKITWSVGILEKVILRWRRKGSGLRGFKSEALSESRRMEDTSSKEDDYDFLKEGRKQTEERLQKALARVKSMVQYPEARDQYRRLLNVVAEIQETKVDDRIVNGSEETGDFDNDLRNLEALLDEDTDMPSAK is encoded by the exons ATATTGAGCAAATACTCATAGAAGCACAACATCGATGGCTACGCCCAGCTGAAATTTGTGAAATTCTTCGAAATTATCAAAAGTTTCGTATTGCCCCACAACCTCCAACTATGCCAGCAA GTggttcactttttctttttgatcgGAAGGTGCTGAGATACTTCAGAAAAGATGGCCATAActggaggaagaaaaaggaTGGAAAGACAGTGAAGGAAGCTCACGAGAGGCTCAAG GCTGGAAGCATTGATGTGTTGCACTGCTACTATGCCCATggtgaagaaaatgaaaattttcaaagacgCAGTTATTGGATGCTTGAAGA GCATCTCTCACACATAGTTCTTGTCCATTATCGGGAAGTAAAG GGCAATAGGACAAATTTGAACCGCTTTAGAGAGACTGAAGAAGCTATTCCCTATTCCCATGAAACTGAAGATTTATTTCCGAATTCTGAGATTGATAGCTCTTCGTCTTCTAGTTTTCATCCAAATTATTCCCAAGTGCCTTCACAAACTACAGATACAACAAGCCTCAGCAGTGCTCAGGCATCAGAATATGAAGACGCTGAATCAG CATATAATCACCAAACAAGATTTGCACACCACTCTTTCCTCGAATCACAACAGCCCATGGTAGAGAAGATTAATGCTGGACTCACTGATCCTCATTTTCCTGCATCAGTTTCAA ATGATTATCAAGGAAAATCTTCAGCCATTTCTGGGGTAGATTTTGTTTCACTCACTCAAGCAGATAAAGTGAAAGAGAGTAATAATACTGGATTAAAAGACCTCGATTTTGCGTCTTGGGAGGATGTCTTTGAAAATGGTACTTCTGGCAGTCAAACTGTGCCTCTTCAGCCATCATTTCTGGAAAAACAACCAAATACCATTGGAGTCcttggaaaagaagaaaaccagAAACTGGGGCAGCTTTTCACCAGCAACTTTGGTGACAGGCAGGAGTTTGGGGGTCACCCACAGGTCCAAGAAGGGTGGAAG ACTTCTGAAGGCAAGTGGCCCTTGGATCGGGATGTGCATATGGAATCAGTGTATGGTGTCATTTCTAGGCTTCATGAACAAGATGTTAATCAGGTCAATGTACTCAATTGTCTGGAGCCGTGCTTAGCACATTCTGATCGGCAAGAAAACTTTCCTATGCAAGATAACCTTCAAGGACAGCTTTCAAATGCAGAACACGGTTATTATCTGGATTCAGGTCAAGAGAGCAAGGTGACCCTAGCGGCAAAAACGAACaacacttttacaaaaaaaccTCTGTTAGATGGCTCTCTAGCAGAAGAAGGTCTGAAGAAGCTTGACAGTTTCAACAGATGGATGAGTAAGGAACTTGGAGACGTAAATGAGTCACATATGCAGTCCAGTTCTGAGGCTTATTGGGATAGTGTTGAAGGTGAAAGTACGGTTGATGAATCTAGTATTTCTCCTCAGGTGCACTTGGATAATTATACTCTTGGTCCCTCTCTATCCCAGGACCAGCTTTTCAGCATtattgatttctcaccaaattGGGCATACGAAGGCTCTGAAATTAAG GTCCTGATTATGGGGAGGTTCTTGAAGAATCAACAAGAAGCAGAAAATTGTGAGTGGTCATGTATGTTTGGGGAAGTGGAAGTTCCTGCTGAGGTTATTGCTGATGGTGTACTACGATGTCATACTCCCATTCATAAGGCTGCAAAGGTTCCTTTTTATGTGACACGTTCCAATAGGTTAGCATGTAGTGAAGTGCGAGAATTTGAATACCGATTCAAACCTGTTAAAGATGTGAATATTATGGATAATTATAGTGGCAACAGAAGTGAAATTCTTCAAATGCGATTTGGAAAACTTTTGTGTCTGAGCTCTGCCTGCACTCCAAATTCTGATTACATCAGTCTGAGTGAGGAATCCCAATTAAGCAATAAAATCAGTTCATTGCTAAAAGAGGACAGTGATGAATGGCATGAAATGTTAAAGCTTGCTTCTGAGAAGGATTATTCTCCTGAAAAAGTACAGGAGAAGCTGCTTGAAAAGCTACTGAAGGAGAAGTTGCATATATGGCTCCTGCAGAAAGCAGCAGAAGGTGGAAAAGGTCCTTCTGTATTGGATAAGGGTGGCCAAGGTGTACTGCATTTTGCAGCTGCTCTTGGCTATGATTGGGCCCTACAACCCACAAAACTTGCAGGTGTAAGTGTCAATTTCCGTGATGTGAATGGATGGACTGCACTTCATTGGGCGGCATTTTGTGGCAG AGAGCGCACGGTTGCTTCCCTTGTCTCTCTCGGTGCAGCTCCTGGTGTAGTGACTGATCCATGTCCCAAGTATCCTTCAGGCAGAACACCTGCTGACCTAGCTTCTGCCAATGGACATAAAGGAATTGCTGGTTATCTTGCAGAATCTGCTTTGAGTGCCCACCTTTCATCTCTTAAGTTGGACACCAAGGAAGGTGATGCTGCAGAGATCTCTGGAGCAAAAGCAGTACAAACAGTTTCAGAACGAAGCGCAACTCCAATCAGCGATGGGGATTTACCAGATGGATTATCACTGAAGGATTCACTAGCTGCTGTCTGTAATGCCACTCAAGCTGCTGCTCGTATTCATCAAGTCTACAGGATGCAGTCCTTCCAAAAAAAGCAGTTAAAAGAGTATGGTGATGATGCATTTGGAATGTCAGAAGAACaagctctttcttttcttgctgTTAAGACACACAAATCAGTACAACATGATCTGCCTGTGCATGCTGCTGCAACACGGATACAAAATAAGTTCCGCAGTTGGAAGGGTAGAAAAGACTTTCTGATAATCCGGCAGCGAATTGTGAAAATTCAG GCCCATGTAAGAGGCCACCAGGTCAGGAAGAACTATAAAAAGATAACCTGGTCAGTTGGAATTTTGGAGAAAGTTATTTTGCGTTGGAGACGAAAAGGAAGTGGTTTGCGGGGGTTTAAATCAGAAGCACTTTCTGAGAGCCGTAGAATGGAAGATACGTCTTCAAAGGAGGATGACTATGATTTCCTGAAAGAGGGCAGAAAGCAAACAGAGGAGAGGTTGCAAAAAGCCCTTGCTAGGGTGAAGTCTATGGTTCAGTATCCAGAGGCGAGAGATCAATATCGTAGGCTGCTGAATGTTGTGGCTGAGATACAGGAAACCAAG GTTGATGATAGGATTGTAAACGGTTCAGAGGAAACAGGTGATTTCGATAATGACCTGAGAAATCTTGAAGCATTGTTGGATGAAGACACGGACATGCCTTCAGCAAAATAG